A section of the Cytophagales bacterium genome encodes:
- a CDS encoding tetratricopeptide repeat protein yields MIVKQLMPVLLIFQFFIFSISQSFAQEREIEIANQYYQQGEFEKARIVYEKLSKKTENIPLLHANYLNALFELQAWKDAEKYLKNVMKRLPEYLSYKIDYGLVLKKQQRDSEAKKTFEKVVNGIKYTNVNTAANTFIKYGLYGYAESAYLKLRKASKSDILFYQQLVALYILQVKTETMINELLNVIQYDPGKLNYVQNTLQNNLTILSPDSPFNKEKKQEDYEALESLIYSRIQKHPDVVAYNELLVWLLIQRKDFYNAFLQAKAIDKRNKTPGNKLMQVGLISFKNNDFENAQLIFQYIVKEYKNQANYALARRYLINTREEIVKNTYPVENIHIRSLINDYRSLLNELETPETLEALRNMAHLYAFYLDRNDTAVIILKEAISLPRQRYLTSFGTSFVAKCKLDLGDIYLLKGEHWESTLIYAQVAKAEKATPLGHEAKLRNAKLSYYKGDFEWAQAQLDILKLATSREIANDAMDLSLLIQDNLALDTSTHAMKDYANAELLIFQNKNKEAFDLLDQMLLKYPDHSLTDEIYWLKAKTWEKMGEFEQAIVALEQITLAFKYDILSDDAHFLLAKIYEEKLNNKERAMELYKSLLIDYPGSIYTIEARKRFRKLRGDKVN; encoded by the coding sequence ATGATAGTTAAACAATTAATGCCCGTATTGTTGATCTTCCAATTTTTCATTTTTTCAATTTCTCAATCTTTTGCCCAGGAAAGAGAGATTGAGATCGCCAATCAATATTATCAGCAAGGTGAATTTGAGAAAGCCAGGATCGTTTATGAAAAGCTTTCAAAAAAAACAGAAAATATTCCTCTTTTGCATGCAAACTATTTGAACGCCTTATTTGAATTGCAAGCCTGGAAAGATGCTGAAAAGTATTTGAAAAATGTAATGAAGCGCCTACCCGAATATCTGTCATACAAAATTGATTATGGGTTGGTTTTAAAAAAACAGCAAAGGGATTCGGAGGCAAAAAAGACCTTTGAAAAAGTTGTTAACGGCATAAAATACACTAATGTAAATACAGCAGCAAATACCTTTATTAAATATGGCCTGTACGGGTATGCAGAAAGCGCATATTTGAAGCTCAGAAAAGCAAGCAAAAGCGATATTTTGTTTTACCAGCAGTTGGTTGCTTTATATATCCTTCAGGTAAAAACAGAAACGATGATAAATGAATTGCTCAATGTTATTCAGTATGATCCGGGAAAGCTCAATTATGTGCAAAATACTTTACAAAACAATCTCACTATCCTGTCCCCTGATTCTCCCTTTAATAAAGAGAAAAAGCAAGAGGACTATGAAGCGCTTGAAAGTTTAATATATAGCAGAATTCAGAAACACCCTGATGTTGTTGCATATAATGAATTGCTGGTCTGGCTTCTCATCCAGCGAAAAGATTTTTACAATGCGTTTCTTCAGGCAAAAGCTATAGATAAGCGAAACAAAACTCCGGGTAATAAATTAATGCAGGTGGGGTTGATCAGCTTTAAAAATAATGATTTTGAGAATGCACAGTTAATATTTCAATACATAGTCAAAGAATATAAAAACCAGGCTAATTATGCTCTTGCCCGCAGGTATTTGATAAATACCAGGGAAGAAATTGTTAAAAATACCTACCCTGTCGAAAATATCCATATCAGGTCATTGATCAATGATTACCGCTCTTTGCTTAACGAATTGGAAACTCCTGAAACGCTGGAAGCGCTCAGAAACATGGCGCATTTGTATGCTTTTTATCTTGATAGAAATGATACAGCCGTCATAATCCTTAAAGAAGCGATCTCGCTGCCAAGGCAGAGATACCTCACTTCGTTCGGTACAAGTTTTGTTGCAAAGTGCAAATTAGACCTCGGAGATATCTACCTGCTAAAAGGGGAACACTGGGAGTCAACCTTGATCTATGCACAGGTAGCAAAAGCTGAAAAAGCTACCCCGTTAGGACATGAAGCAAAGCTGAGAAATGCAAAGCTTTCTTACTATAAAGGAGATTTTGAATGGGCACAGGCACAGCTCGATATTTTAAAATTAGCTACTTCAAGGGAAATTGCCAATGACGCTATGGACCTCAGCCTTCTGATCCAGGACAACCTGGCTTTAGATACTTCCACCCATGCGATGAAAGATTATGCCAATGCGGAATTATTGATCTTTCAGAATAAAAATAAAGAAGCGTTTGATCTGCTCGACCAAATGCTGCTAAAGTATCCCGATCACAGCTTAACTGACGAAATATATTGGCTGAAAGCCAAAACCTGGGAAAAAATGGGCGAATTTGAACAGGCGATAGTCGCACTTGAACAGATTACATTAGCTTTTAAATATGATATATTAAGCGATGATGCTCATTTCCTTTTGGCAAAGATCTACGAAGAAAAATTAAATAACAAGGAAAGGGCCATGGAACTCTATAAATCCCTTTTGATAGACTATCCCGGCAGTATTTATACTATTGAGGCAAGGAAAAGATTTAGGAAATTAAGAGGGGACAAGGTGAATTGA
- a CDS encoding GNAT family N-acetyltransferase, protein MNLTIRKGKKEDLPAVLGLIKELALYEKAPQEVIATVESMEEDGFGKKPFFEYCVAEVDGEVVGMALYFFSYSTWKGRAIYLDDIIITEKYRRKGIGKKLFDSVVARAKKTGAKRLAWQVLEWNQPAIEFYKKINAELDGEWVNGRLNEKQIKEY, encoded by the coding sequence ATGAATCTAACAATCAGAAAAGGCAAAAAAGAAGATCTCCCCGCAGTATTAGGCCTCATAAAGGAATTGGCGTTGTATGAAAAAGCACCCCAGGAAGTGATCGCCACCGTTGAAAGTATGGAAGAGGATGGTTTTGGCAAAAAACCTTTTTTTGAGTACTGCGTGGCTGAAGTTGATGGTGAGGTCGTAGGGATGGCGCTATATTTCTTTAGTTATTCCACATGGAAGGGGCGGGCAATTTACCTTGATGATATCATTATCACTGAAAAATACCGAAGAAAAGGAATCGGTAAAAAGTTGTTTGATTCAGTTGTTGCCCGGGCCAAAAAAACAGGTGCAAAAAGACTGGCATGGCAGGTGCTGGAATGGAATCAGCCCGCTATTGAATTTTATAAAAAGATCAATGCCGAACTTGACGGGGAGTGGGTCAATGGCAGGCTTAATGAGAAACAAATCAAAGAATACTAG
- a CDS encoding SlyX family protein — protein MKTLKTFNSNCAKNIVITFISTLLWSSYLFAQGPVKYPSTNGSKMSANEILELGGALQVNVLLIPDTSGVGHGNPPKYYMVFADDQGKFYRGPERRLPGGKPAGVGGGNPNAGACTGGQIWQNTGDDIYKCPIAGNTAFGNLDPKKKIHITSVHLESSCVDVNGQLVCASHQGMRLEDIIIDDFNNQLNSAAWDIEPIASSGNLQIRTPGNAIPVIIFTEDGNVFTGSTTQSTVFQISGAENNGSVAALKLVSPGSQVMLLDGNEIDAIGTNQTLYLNANSSNNVALVQGGGKVRIGSQSIISGTHTDGKLFVNGKIVSKSSFVTIQNWGDYVLHKDYKLPSLLNEVEPYIKDNKHLIGVPSEKEILENGVNLGEMDAIQIVKIEELTLYTIEQQKQIDDLKKEIELLKKHMGLELDK, from the coding sequence ATGAAAACATTAAAGACATTCAACAGCAATTGTGCAAAAAATATTGTAATTACATTTATCAGCACATTATTATGGTCATCTTACCTGTTTGCCCAAGGGCCTGTAAAATATCCCTCAACGAACGGCAGCAAAATGAGCGCCAATGAGATTTTGGAGCTTGGAGGCGCTTTACAGGTAAATGTTTTACTTATTCCTGATACCTCTGGAGTTGGACATGGTAATCCTCCGAAATATTATATGGTTTTTGCGGATGATCAGGGGAAATTTTATAGGGGACCGGAGAGAAGATTGCCTGGCGGAAAGCCTGCTGGTGTTGGAGGTGGGAATCCAAATGCAGGCGCCTGTACAGGAGGACAAATATGGCAAAATACGGGCGATGATATTTATAAATGTCCGATAGCGGGGAATACTGCTTTTGGTAACCTTGATCCAAAAAAGAAGATCCACATTACATCTGTGCATCTAGAAAGTAGTTGTGTAGATGTTAATGGACAGTTGGTATGTGCATCACATCAGGGAATGAGATTAGAAGATATAATAATTGATGATTTTAATAACCAATTGAACTCTGCTGCCTGGGATATAGAGCCGATAGCATCTTCCGGAAATCTGCAAATAAGAACGCCTGGTAATGCTATACCGGTTATTATTTTTACCGAAGATGGCAATGTTTTTACAGGTTCTACCACTCAATCAACTGTATTTCAGATTTCCGGTGCAGAAAATAATGGTTCGGTTGCGGCATTGAAATTAGTTTCGCCAGGCTCACAAGTGATGCTACTTGATGGCAATGAAATTGATGCTATTGGGACGAATCAAACTTTATATCTGAATGCTAATTCCAGTAATAATGTTGCTTTAGTACAAGGAGGTGGTAAAGTACGAATCGGCAGCCAAAGCATCATTTCTGGAACACATACTGATGGGAAATTATTTGTTAATGGCAAAATTGTAAGCAAATCTTCATTTGTTACGATTCAAAACTGGGGCGACTATGTACTGCATAAAGATTATAAATTACCATCATTATTAAACGAAGTTGAACCATACATTAAAGATAACAAACATTTGATCGGGGTGCCTTCAGAAAAAGAAATTTTAGAGAATGGAGTAAACCTTGGAGAGATGGACGCTATACAAATAGTAAAAATAGAAGAGCTCACGTTGTACACGATTGAACAGCAAAAGCAGATTGATGATTTGAAAAAAGAAATTGAATTATTGAAAAAGCACATGGGTTTGGAGTTAGATAAATAG
- the ribD gene encoding bifunctional diaminohydroxyphosphoribosylaminopyrimidine deaminase/5-amino-6-(5-phosphoribosylamino)uracil reductase RibD has translation MYNKKDEIYMLRALELAELGRGKVSPNPMVGCVIVHNDKIIGEGWHRNFGSPHAEVNAIDSVKDKSLLPQSTLYVNLEPCAHVGKTPPCADLIIKKNIKKVVISNLDPNPLVAGKGVEKLKTAGCKVQSGMLEDKGYNLNKRFFTFHNNKRPFIILKWAETQDGFIARSPLRSPEKSDKSKWISNELSRKLVHKWRAEEDAIMIGTNTAKYDDPVLNTRHWNGKNPVRIVIDRERKLSDDLNIFDNKHLTICYNAKINDENKNLFFIKITDWDDLLEEILKDLYNRNIQSLLVEGGGKLLQSFIDSNLWDEIRLFKASKIFGKGIPAPVFSAREGSATSLLDDRLMIFAHGA, from the coding sequence ATGTATAACAAAAAAGACGAAATATACATGCTAAGAGCCCTGGAACTCGCTGAGCTTGGGAGAGGAAAAGTAAGCCCTAACCCAATGGTAGGTTGTGTGATCGTACACAACGACAAAATAATAGGCGAAGGTTGGCACCGGAATTTTGGCAGCCCACATGCCGAAGTAAATGCCATTGATTCGGTAAAAGATAAAAGCTTGCTGCCCCAGTCAACACTCTACGTCAACCTGGAACCTTGTGCCCATGTTGGAAAAACACCTCCCTGTGCTGACCTGATCATAAAAAAAAATATAAAAAAAGTGGTTATTTCTAATTTAGACCCCAACCCCCTCGTAGCAGGCAAGGGAGTTGAGAAACTTAAAACAGCAGGATGTAAGGTGCAATCCGGCATGCTTGAAGATAAGGGATACAACCTTAACAAAAGGTTTTTTACCTTTCATAATAACAAAAGGCCATTCATTATCTTAAAATGGGCAGAAACGCAGGACGGCTTTATTGCGAGATCCCCCCTCCGTTCCCCTGAAAAGAGTGATAAATCTAAATGGATCAGCAACGAGCTTTCCCGGAAGTTGGTACATAAATGGAGAGCTGAAGAGGACGCCATAATGATCGGCACCAATACTGCAAAATATGATGATCCAGTGTTAAATACAAGACACTGGAATGGTAAAAACCCCGTACGTATCGTTATTGACAGAGAACGAAAGCTTAGCGATGATCTTAATATCTTTGATAACAAGCATCTTACTATTTGTTATAATGCAAAAATTAATGATGAGAATAAAAATTTATTTTTTATCAAAATCACTGACTGGGATGATCTGCTCGAAGAAATTCTTAAAGACCTCTATAACCGCAACATACAATCATTGTTGGTAGAAGGTGGCGGAAAGCTTTTGCAGAGCTTTATTGACAGCAACTTGTGGGATGAGATCAGGCTGTTTAAAGCAAGCAAGATATTTGGGAAAGGCATCCCCGCCCCGGTTTTTAGTGCCAGAGAGGGATCTGCAACAAGTTTGCTGGATGACCGGTTGATGATCTTTGCGCATGGCGCATAG
- the prmC gene encoding peptide chain release factor N(5)-glutamine methyltransferase has translation MLNVDVNNQFKYMKFNNIHSSKALFEEIVKNINAVYDLNESKSITFIILEDIFRLSKSEIISDKSLEGFNDELKNTLETYLARLKNKEPIQYILGETLFYGRKFKVNPSVLIPRPETEELVEWVINSPPKSPQRGDFPTTLPKGKGDGKVSPLWGDGRGAVRGASLLDVGTGSGCIAVTLAAELPHTKVYALDNDKKALNLAGENARINNVKIHCIESDIGAYKKVAGLLPPINLIVSNPPYVIESEKRLMDENVTGFEPHQALFVKDENPLIFYEHILELSQDILLPNGQVYFETNGQFAKQVALLFERYQFKNITIKKDMQGKERFVKGEL, from the coding sequence ATGTTAAATGTTGATGTTAATAATCAATTCAAATATATGAAATTCAATAATATCCACTCATCAAAGGCGCTTTTCGAAGAAATTGTGAAAAATATTAATGCTGTGTATGATCTTAATGAATCAAAAAGCATTACATTTATTATATTAGAGGATATTTTTCGTCTTTCAAAATCTGAAATAATAAGTGATAAAAGTTTAGAAGGTTTCAATGACGAATTAAAGAATACCCTGGAAACATATTTAGCCAGATTAAAGAATAAAGAGCCAATACAATACATACTCGGTGAAACATTATTCTATGGCAGAAAATTCAAAGTTAACCCATCTGTTTTAATTCCCAGGCCGGAAACAGAAGAATTGGTGGAATGGGTGATCAATAGCCCCCCTAAATCCCCCCAAAGGGGGGACTTTCCCACCACACTTCCCAAAGGGAAAGGGGATGGCAAAGTCTCCCCCCTTTGGGGGGACGGAAGGGGGGCTGTTAGGGGGGCCTCTCTATTAGACGTAGGTACGGGCAGTGGCTGTATTGCAGTTACTTTAGCTGCTGAACTTCCTCATACTAAAGTATATGCTTTAGATAATGATAAAAAAGCTTTGAATTTAGCCGGAGAGAATGCAAGAATAAATAATGTAAAAATACATTGTATAGAATCAGATATTGGCGCTTACAAAAAGGTGGCAGGGTTGTTACCACCCATTAATTTAATTGTGAGCAATCCCCCTTACGTAATCGAATCAGAGAAAAGGCTCATGGATGAAAATGTAACCGGGTTTGAACCCCATCAGGCGCTCTTTGTTAAGGATGAAAATCCTCTTATTTTTTACGAGCATATCCTGGAACTAAGCCAGGATATTTTACTACCGAATGGACAGGTATATTTTGAAACAAACGGGCAATTTGCAAAACAGGTAGCCCTGTTATTTGAAAGGTATCAATTCAAAAACATCACTATTAAAAAAGACATGCAGGGTAAAGAACGGTTTGTGAAGGGAGAATTATAA
- a CDS encoding tyrosinase family protein gives MKSTKYFVALLMIGLTANTFSQVIRKDYREFTTTERQAFLTAFNTLWQQNIPNTVELYRIVHSNLFDSIHDSGDDAQNPFLPWHREFLRQFELYLKNVDLDVTIPYWNWIEDQSTSAAIWGSSWLGPYDDFSFYYFDIIHRVPGPDPLPTQAELTVALNETDFPSFTSRLEETPLHDRVHCWISDAMCSIANAPAEPAFSFSHAFLDKIWQDWVNSNYSVMQTWVNSTGWTNPMPCDAGGIDVIDPNTIWDSRALDIWYASNNLVILDKHTVFTGSPKIYKYTTGVIQAENGFIVPNGADCTLEGNVNYEIAMLPGFGAEEGSEFSAIVQ, from the coding sequence ATGAAAAGTACTAAATATTTTGTAGCCCTGTTGATGATTGGCCTTACTGCCAATACATTTTCGCAAGTCATCAGGAAGGATTACAGGGAATTTACCACTACCGAAAGACAGGCATTCCTTACTGCATTCAACACATTGTGGCAGCAAAATATTCCCAATACTGTAGAGTTGTATAGAATTGTACACAGTAATCTTTTTGATTCAATACACGATAGTGGCGATGACGCACAGAATCCATTTTTACCGTGGCACCGGGAATTTCTTCGTCAATTCGAACTATATTTGAAGAATGTTGATCTTGATGTTACCATTCCCTATTGGAATTGGATAGAAGATCAAAGTACTTCAGCAGCGATATGGGGAAGTTCATGGTTAGGTCCCTATGATGACTTTTCTTTTTATTATTTTGATATTATACACAGGGTACCAGGGCCTGACCCTCTGCCAACTCAAGCTGAGCTGACTGTTGCTCTTAATGAAACTGATTTCCCCAGCTTTACATCGAGATTGGAAGAGACTCCATTGCATGATCGGGTTCATTGTTGGATATCCGATGCAATGTGTTCTATTGCCAATGCACCTGCAGAACCAGCGTTTAGTTTCAGTCATGCTTTTCTTGATAAAATATGGCAAGATTGGGTTAATAGTAATTATAGCGTTATGCAAACCTGGGTTAATTCAACTGGTTGGACAAATCCAATGCCATGCGATGCAGGGGGTATAGATGTTATAGATCCAAATACTATTTGGGACTCCAGGGCTCTTGATATCTGGTATGCAAGTAACAATCTTGTAATATTAGATAAACATACTGTTTTTACCGGCTCACCAAAGATTTACAAGTACACCACAGGAGTAATTCAAGCAGAAAATGGCTTTATTGTACCAAACGGTGCTGACTGCACTCTTGAAGGAAATGTAAATTACGAAATTGCCATGTTACCGGGGTTTGGTGCAGAAGAAGGCAGTGAGTTTAGCGCAATCGTTCAATAA
- a CDS encoding T9SS type A sorting domain-containing protein — protein MKTLKINAVFFFLMSINAEAQWTEVTSPGSVLTDIATISENIAYGIHSSNKMYRTFDGGKTWSSVTVNVGTNFMTSHNTIQFINSNIGFVGGMTMVNGGVFGGGYEAPRIYKTTNGGISWSDISPPEIPEDGLRGINYFYFFNQLTGLAFANYGGTKVWRTTNGGLSWKSQAPLPIYLYDVSFDQNGQGYAAGISSDFHGKGAIAFTNDFGRTWLTHTINDHSAYIKDIELIDENTVYALNYPEVLALHPPYLVGEPKIFTSFDNGTTWDTIHLPMYANNIHFFNKMEGFLVGPGDNLTHNTRIFSTVDGGQNWTLELTISKSGATKMRFNKNAGYIIGIYTNAVFVAKYTDTVNAYLNEANGIIFSIYPNPAQSTINIHFDAVNKTNNIIFSITDISGKIVKSKIVNVSSGIFLMDVSDVRTGQYILQIQHNGEILDSKKIIITNSQ, from the coding sequence ATGAAAACGCTAAAAATAAATGCCGTCTTTTTCTTCTTGATGTCTATCAATGCAGAAGCTCAATGGACAGAAGTTACCTCACCTGGTTCAGTATTAACGGATATAGCAACGATTTCTGAAAATATTGCTTATGGTATTCACTCGAGTAATAAAATGTACAGAACATTTGACGGTGGAAAAACATGGAGTTCTGTAACTGTAAATGTTGGTACAAATTTTATGACGAGCCATAATACCATTCAGTTCATCAATTCAAATATTGGCTTTGTTGGAGGCATGACCATGGTTAACGGAGGAGTATTTGGGGGAGGGTATGAAGCGCCAAGGATTTATAAAACCACGAATGGGGGAATCTCCTGGTCAGATATCAGTCCCCCTGAAATACCAGAAGATGGCTTAAGGGGAATAAATTATTTCTATTTCTTTAATCAATTAACAGGCCTGGCATTTGCTAATTATGGAGGCACCAAAGTCTGGAGAACCACAAACGGAGGCCTAAGCTGGAAATCTCAGGCTCCCTTACCAATTTATTTATATGATGTTTCATTTGACCAAAATGGACAGGGTTATGCCGCCGGTATATCTTCGGATTTCCATGGTAAAGGCGCTATAGCTTTTACAAATGACTTTGGCCGGACATGGTTAACCCATACCATAAATGATCATAGCGCGTACATTAAAGATATTGAGTTAATAGATGAAAATACTGTGTATGCCTTAAATTATCCGGAGGTTTTAGCTTTGCATCCACCGTATCTTGTGGGAGAACCAAAAATATTCACATCTTTTGACAATGGTACAACGTGGGATACAATCCACCTGCCAATGTATGCAAATAATATACATTTCTTTAATAAAATGGAAGGATTTTTAGTTGGGCCTGGAGATAATTTAACCCACAATACAAGGATTTTTAGTACGGTTGATGGTGGACAAAACTGGACACTTGAATTAACAATATCTAAATCCGGAGCTACGAAAATGAGATTTAACAAAAATGCCGGTTATATCATTGGAATTTATACAAACGCTGTCTTTGTTGCAAAATATACTGATACTGTTAATGCTTACCTGAATGAAGCTAATGGGATAATCTTTTCCATATATCCCAACCCTGCCCAATCAACAATTAATATTCATTTTGATGCAGTAAATAAAACAAACAACATTATATTCAGTATAACCGACATAAGCGGGAAAATTGTTAAAAGTAAAATAGTGAATGTTAGCAGCGGAATTTTCCTCATGGATGTATCAGACGTTAGAACAGGTCAATACATTTTACAGATACAACATAATGGAGAGATTTTAGATAGCAAAAAAATAATAATAACTAACTCACAATAA